A stretch of Faecalibacterium duncaniae DNA encodes these proteins:
- a CDS encoding DUF1858 domain-containing protein translates to MFDIFNMLKKNEENKTMQVTRETIIGDILDMDQTTAPYFMEIGMHCLGCPASRGETIAEACEVHGVDCDELLEKLNAHLASKKA, encoded by the coding sequence ATGTTTGATATTTTTAATATGCTCAAGAAGAACGAGGAGAACAAGACGATGCAGGTGACCCGCGAGACCATCATTGGCGATATTCTGGATATGGATCAGACCACCGCTCCCTATTTTATGGAGATCGGTATGCACTGCCTGGGCTGCCCCGCTTCCCGCGGCGAGACCATTGCCGAGGCTTGCGAGGTCCACGGTGTGGACTGCGACGAGCTGCTGGAGAAGCTGAACGCCCATCTGGCTTCCAAGAAGGCCTGA
- a CDS encoding class I SAM-dependent methyltransferase — MLPTLDARLTAAAELVLPGKPVADIGCDHGKLTAVLAASGKYPRVIGADLRPGPLAKAEQTLEHAGCKDRVELRLGDGLSVLSAGEVGTIVLAGVSAQTTWEIIEQAPWVSQVGGPRLVMVPATRHSELRRWLWEHGFALAADRPVQAAGRWYAVMAAEYTGEVRIPTFTECLFGRTAEWPEGAGYAAWQKAKLPRFRLGVPDGTELAEEIDKLLDGSPSQTR, encoded by the coding sequence GTGCTCCCCACACTGGATGCGCGTCTGACCGCCGCCGCCGAGCTGGTGCTGCCGGGCAAGCCGGTGGCCGACATCGGCTGTGACCACGGCAAGCTGACAGCGGTGCTGGCGGCCTCGGGGAAATACCCCCGGGTCATCGGGGCTGATCTGCGCCCCGGCCCGCTGGCAAAGGCAGAACAGACGCTGGAACATGCAGGATGCAAAGACCGCGTTGAGCTTCGGCTCGGCGACGGTCTTTCTGTGTTGTCTGCGGGCGAGGTGGGTACCATTGTGCTGGCGGGCGTTTCGGCACAGACCACCTGGGAGATCATCGAACAGGCCCCGTGGGTGTCGCAGGTCGGCGGGCCCCGGCTGGTGATGGTGCCGGCCACCCGCCACAGCGAGCTGCGCCGCTGGCTGTGGGAACACGGCTTTGCGCTGGCGGCAGACCGCCCCGTGCAGGCGGCGGGCCGCTGGTACGCCGTGATGGCCGCCGAGTACACCGGCGAGGTGCGCATCCCCACCTTTACCGAGTGCCTGTTCGGCAGAACAGCCGAATGGCCCGAGGGTGCAGGATATGCCGCCTGGCAGAAGGCCAAGCTCCCCCGTTTCCGGCTGGGCGTGCCGGATGGGACGGAGCTGGCAGAGGAGATCGATAAATTGTTAGATGGCTCGCCCTCTCAGACTCGCTGA
- a CDS encoding Rqc2 family fibronectin-binding protein gives MALDAATLALTAGELKQTLTDAKIAKIFEPTRDELVLTLRTRTETYALLLSARSGSARVCLTEESFENPETPPSFCMLMRKHLTGGKLLDVQMEPGDRIVYFTFQCTNEMGDLVQDILCAELMGRYSNLVLVQNGKIIDALKRVDFEDSDVRQLLPGLPYTIPPKPARPDFLQVSAASIVAAACERDLPVADALNKTVAGVGPVVCREAAWRAFDGEHLLANELDDAQKRKLMAAIDELKELHHNGGCPCSVTAPDGKPVEFTFFRPLQYGDTYIIKEWPSFNALLEGYYAEKDRAERLRTKSKELHKAVHNMYERAVRKQAARQEELAASGKSEKLRLYGELLSANLYMAQKGMKSITVPNWYDEGKEVTIPLDLRFSPSQNAQNFFKNYKKKQTAARMLVDLLAEGEKEIAYLETVLYEVETAAGEAALNEIRAELKSQGYLKYYKQRDKRQKPADFLRFTSSDGFEILVGRNNAQNDKLTLHTARGKDLWFHVQKAPGSHVVVMSRGEDIPDTTRQEAAELAVIYSSAYKAGTGAKVAVDTTEVKNIWKANGAKPGMVLYEVYTTVYITPRDGLEEQLKQKK, from the coding sequence ATGGCACTTGATGCCGCGACGCTGGCGCTGACGGCTGGGGAGCTGAAACAGACCCTGACCGATGCGAAGATCGCAAAAATATTTGAACCCACCCGCGACGAGCTGGTGCTGACCCTGCGCACCCGCACCGAGACCTATGCGCTGCTGCTCTCGGCACGCAGCGGCTCGGCCCGGGTCTGCTTGACCGAAGAGAGCTTCGAGAACCCCGAGACACCTCCCTCCTTCTGTATGCTGATGCGCAAGCATCTGACCGGCGGCAAGCTGCTGGATGTGCAGATGGAGCCGGGTGACCGCATCGTGTACTTTACCTTCCAGTGCACCAACGAGATGGGTGACCTGGTGCAGGACATCCTCTGCGCTGAGCTGATGGGCCGCTACTCCAATCTGGTGCTGGTGCAGAACGGCAAGATCATCGATGCCCTCAAGCGGGTGGATTTTGAGGACAGCGATGTCCGGCAGCTGCTGCCGGGCCTGCCCTACACCATTCCGCCCAAACCGGCCCGCCCTGACTTTTTGCAGGTGAGCGCCGCGTCTATCGTGGCGGCAGCCTGTGAGCGGGACCTGCCTGTGGCCGATGCTCTGAACAAGACCGTGGCCGGTGTCGGCCCGGTGGTCTGCCGGGAAGCCGCCTGGCGCGCCTTCGACGGGGAACACCTGCTGGCCAACGAGCTGGACGATGCGCAGAAGCGGAAGCTGATGGCCGCCATTGATGAGCTGAAGGAACTCCACCACAACGGCGGCTGTCCCTGCAGCGTGACAGCCCCGGACGGCAAGCCGGTGGAGTTCACCTTCTTCCGGCCCCTGCAGTACGGCGATACCTATATTATAAAAGAGTGGCCGTCCTTCAACGCCCTGCTCGAGGGCTACTATGCCGAGAAGGACCGCGCCGAGCGCCTGCGCACCAAGAGCAAGGAGCTGCACAAGGCCGTGCACAACATGTACGAGCGTGCGGTCCGCAAGCAGGCCGCCCGGCAGGAGGAGCTGGCCGCCAGCGGCAAGAGCGAGAAGCTGCGGCTCTACGGGGAGCTGCTCTCGGCCAACCTCTACATGGCCCAGAAGGGAATGAAGAGCATCACCGTGCCCAACTGGTACGATGAGGGCAAGGAAGTGACCATTCCGCTGGACCTGCGGTTCAGCCCCAGCCAGAACGCCCAGAACTTCTTCAAGAACTACAAGAAGAAGCAGACCGCCGCCCGGATGCTGGTAGACCTGTTGGCAGAGGGTGAAAAGGAGATCGCTTATCTGGAAACCGTACTCTATGAGGTGGAGACCGCCGCCGGTGAGGCGGCACTGAACGAGATCCGGGCCGAGCTCAAGAGTCAGGGCTACCTGAAATACTACAAGCAGCGCGACAAGCGCCAGAAGCCTGCCGACTTCCTGCGCTTTACCTCCAGCGACGGCTTTGAAATTCTTGTGGGCCGCAACAATGCCCAGAACGACAAGCTGACCCTCCACACCGCCCGGGGCAAGGATCTCTGGTTCCATGTCCAGAAGGCTCCCGGCAGCCATGTGGTCGTGATGAGCCGGGGGGAGGATATCCCGGACACCACCCGGCAGGAGGCCGCCGAGCTGGCCGTGATCTATTCCAGCGCCTACAAGGCCGGGACCGGTGCCAAGGTGGCCGTGGACACCACCGAGGTGAAGAACATCTGGAAAGCCAACGGCGCAAAGCCCGGCATGGTTCTGTATGAGGTGTACACCACCGTCTACATCACTCCCCGGGATGGGCTGGAAGAACAGCTGAAACAGAAAAAGTAA
- a CDS encoding nucleotidyltransferase family protein, with product MNDINFTMYKLAGIIAEYDPFHNGHAWQLQQAKALGAQRVAVAMSCGLTQRGALPLLPESVRVQAALTCGADLVFALPAPYACSGAECFARAGVQLLAAAGCDALVFGAETPDAALLMEAARVLSGAEYRTALKARLAAGARSFAAARQAAVEAVCPGTGLAALLDKPNNNLAVEYCKAILELGASLVPIPLPRQGAGHGQALTETGGQFASASALRTLWQNGGANAAAPYVPAEVLPLYREAFAAGQYTDLAAAQRCQLALLRSRCTGTAPFAQVRGISEGLEHRLEAAVRSSTTHAELLDSLTTVRYPRARMRRLAMDAALDYSADAFPALPPYLHLLGAQKDALPFLKAAALPVSHSLARLAEQNTPCRAVVDAQLRACDFGALCRKKPEPMGGVLRQKIIFLTK from the coding sequence ATGAACGATATAAATTTCACAATGTATAAGCTTGCCGGGATCATTGCCGAATACGATCCCTTCCACAACGGCCACGCCTGGCAGCTGCAGCAGGCAAAGGCACTGGGTGCTCAGCGGGTGGCGGTGGCCATGAGCTGCGGGCTGACCCAGCGGGGCGCGCTGCCCCTGCTGCCCGAAAGCGTGCGGGTGCAGGCCGCGCTGACCTGCGGGGCCGACCTCGTGTTCGCCCTGCCCGCTCCTTATGCCTGTTCCGGGGCGGAATGCTTTGCCCGGGCCGGGGTGCAGCTGCTGGCCGCCGCCGGGTGCGACGCTCTGGTGTTCGGAGCCGAGACCCCGGATGCGGCGCTTCTGATGGAAGCCGCCCGGGTGCTCTCCGGCGCGGAATACCGCACCGCCCTCAAGGCCCGGCTTGCTGCCGGGGCCCGCAGCTTTGCGGCAGCCCGGCAGGCAGCAGTGGAAGCAGTCTGCCCGGGCACCGGCCTTGCCGCCCTGCTGGACAAGCCCAACAACAATCTGGCCGTGGAATACTGCAAGGCTATTCTGGAGCTGGGGGCTTCTCTGGTGCCGATCCCCCTGCCCCGGCAGGGTGCCGGTCACGGGCAGGCCCTGACCGAAACAGGGGGGCAGTTTGCCAGTGCCAGCGCCCTGCGCACGCTCTGGCAGAACGGCGGAGCTAATGCCGCTGCCCCCTATGTTCCGGCGGAAGTCCTGCCGCTCTACCGGGAAGCCTTTGCCGCCGGGCAGTACACCGATCTTGCGGCCGCCCAGCGCTGTCAGCTGGCGCTTCTGCGCAGCCGGTGCACAGGAACCGCGCCGTTTGCCCAGGTGCGGGGCATTTCGGAAGGTCTGGAGCACCGGCTGGAAGCCGCCGTGCGTTCCAGCACCACCCATGCGGAGCTGCTGGATAGCCTGACCACCGTGCGCTATCCACGGGCACGGATGCGCCGCCTGGCCATGGATGCCGCTCTGGACTATTCTGCCGATGCCTTCCCCGCCCTGCCGCCCTATCTCCACCTGCTGGGGGCGCAGAAGGATGCCCTTCCCTTCCTGAAGGCTGCCGCACTGCCGGTGTCCCACTCCCTTGCACGGCTGGCCGAACAGAACACCCCCTGCCGGGCGGTGGTGGATGCACAGCTGCGGGCCTGTGATTTTGGCGCGCTGTGTCGTAAAAAGCCGGAGCCGATGGGGGGTGTACTTCGTCAAAAAATTATCTTTTTGACGAAATAG
- a CDS encoding NAD(P)-dependent oxidoreductase, whose amino-acid sequence MALHVLDEANRCLGCKKPMCQQGCPIHTNIPEVIRLLKANELDAAGRMLFENNPLTTVCSLVCNHENQCEGHCIRNRMPSHDPVHFSIIEDYISTTYANKMTKGPAPKNGMKAAVVGAGPAGLTIAVLLARWGYDITIFDARDKIGGVMRYGIPNYRLPDSVLDDFQYRHLELKGIHVRPNTTIGKTITIDDLFRDGYKSVFIGAGLWKANAMHIKGEALGNVAFGIDYLANSKAFRLGDDIAVIGVGNSAMDCARTAIRNGARHVTCYARRDESCISASAYEVSYAKLEGVGFRFCKAPVEIRENGLICRDTVKNEEGKFVQVEGSETFYPHTGVIVSVSQGSESNLVKTTTGIETNQKGLLTVSEDGSTTREGVFAGGDAVMGARTVVEAVAIAKQVAESMDKYMKSLPADTTPDPYADIPTFQTPTSDVLGKQEVK is encoded by the coding sequence ATGGCATTACACGTTCTGGACGAAGCCAACCGCTGCCTCGGCTGCAAAAAGCCGATGTGCCAGCAGGGCTGTCCCATCCACACCAACATCCCCGAGGTCATCCGTCTGCTCAAGGCAAACGAGCTGGATGCCGCAGGCCGGATGCTGTTTGAGAACAACCCCCTGACCACGGTCTGCTCTCTGGTCTGCAACCACGAGAACCAGTGCGAGGGCCACTGCATCCGCAACCGGATGCCCAGCCACGATCCTGTCCACTTTTCCATCATCGAGGACTATATCTCCACCACCTATGCCAACAAGATGACCAAGGGCCCCGCCCCCAAGAACGGCATGAAGGCCGCTGTGGTGGGTGCAGGCCCTGCCGGCCTGACCATTGCCGTGCTGCTGGCACGCTGGGGCTATGATATCACCATCTTCGATGCCCGGGATAAGATCGGCGGCGTGATGCGGTACGGCATCCCCAACTACCGCCTGCCCGACAGCGTGCTGGACGATTTCCAGTACCGCCACCTTGAGCTCAAGGGCATCCATGTCCGGCCCAACACCACCATCGGCAAGACCATCACCATCGACGACCTGTTCCGCGACGGCTACAAGAGCGTGTTCATCGGTGCCGGTCTGTGGAAGGCCAACGCCATGCACATCAAGGGCGAGGCCCTGGGCAACGTGGCCTTCGGCATCGACTATCTGGCCAACTCCAAGGCCTTCCGGCTGGGGGACGACATCGCCGTGATCGGCGTGGGCAACTCGGCCATGGACTGCGCCCGCACCGCCATCCGCAACGGTGCCCGCCATGTCACCTGCTATGCCCGCCGGGACGAAAGCTGCATCAGCGCCTCTGCGTACGAGGTCAGCTATGCCAAGCTCGAGGGCGTGGGCTTCCGCTTCTGCAAGGCCCCGGTGGAGATCCGGGAAAACGGCCTGATCTGCCGCGACACGGTCAAGAACGAAGAGGGCAAGTTCGTGCAGGTAGAGGGCAGCGAGACCTTCTACCCCCACACCGGTGTCATCGTCTCGGTGAGCCAGGGCTCGGAGAGCAACCTCGTCAAGACCACCACCGGCATCGAGACCAACCAGAAGGGCCTGCTGACCGTCAGCGAGGACGGCAGCACCACCCGCGAGGGCGTGTTTGCCGGCGGCGATGCCGTTATGGGTGCCCGTACCGTGGTCGAGGCCGTAGCCATTGCCAAGCAGGTGGCCGAATCCATGGACAAGTACATGAAGAGCCTGCCTGCAGATACGACCCCCGATCCCTACGCCGACATCCCCACCTTCCAGACCCCCACCTCAGACGTTCTGGGCAAACAGGAAGTCAAATAA
- a CDS encoding acetate/propionate family kinase, with protein MKVLVINCGSSSLKYQLIDMDGEKVLCKGLCERIGMESSMITHEANGHKATTPAIFPTHTEAFAEVVKKMTTGEGKCINDVSEINAIGHRVVHGGEKFKASCLITDEVINTLRELSPLAPLHNPAGILGIEAARKVFGNIPMVAVFDTAFHSTMPPKAYMYAIPYEYYEKYGVRRYGFHGTSHKYVAYKAAEYLEEPIERLKLITCHLGNGSSIAAVDQGKVVDTSMGMTPLAGLMMGTRCGDLDPSVVNYLKYTLNITGHELDEILNKKSGLLGISGVSSDKRDVEEAAAAGNKRAQLASDMLNYQIKKTIGSYIAAMGGVDAIVFTGGIGEHDAAARAKICHHMDWLGIRIDTDKNKHIQGDVCEITAWGAKVRTLVIATDEELMIARDTKEVVEK; from the coding sequence ATGAAAGTTCTGGTTATTAACTGCGGCTCTTCTTCCCTGAAGTATCAGCTGATCGATATGGACGGCGAGAAGGTGCTGTGCAAGGGCCTGTGCGAGCGCATTGGCATGGAAAGCAGCATGATCACCCACGAGGCCAACGGCCACAAGGCCACCACCCCGGCGATCTTCCCCACCCACACCGAGGCTTTTGCTGAGGTCGTGAAGAAGATGACCACCGGCGAGGGCAAGTGCATCAACGATGTCAGCGAGATCAACGCCATCGGCCACCGCGTTGTCCACGGCGGCGAGAAGTTCAAGGCCAGCTGCCTGATCACCGATGAAGTCATCAATACCCTCCGGGAGCTGAGCCCCCTGGCCCCCCTGCACAACCCCGCAGGCATTCTGGGCATTGAGGCTGCACGCAAGGTGTTCGGCAACATCCCCATGGTCGCTGTGTTCGATACCGCTTTCCACAGCACCATGCCCCCGAAGGCTTATATGTACGCCATCCCCTACGAGTACTATGAGAAGTACGGTGTCCGCCGTTACGGCTTCCACGGCACCAGCCACAAGTATGTTGCATACAAGGCTGCTGAGTACCTGGAGGAGCCCATTGAGCGCCTGAAGCTGATCACCTGCCACCTTGGCAACGGTTCTTCCATTGCTGCTGTGGACCAGGGCAAGGTCGTGGATACCTCCATGGGCATGACCCCGCTGGCAGGCCTGATGATGGGCACCCGCTGCGGTGACCTGGACCCCTCTGTAGTCAACTACCTGAAGTACACCCTGAACATCACCGGCCACGAGCTGGACGAGATCCTGAACAAGAAGTCCGGCCTGCTGGGCATCTCCGGTGTCTCCAGCGACAAGCGCGATGTGGAGGAGGCAGCTGCTGCAGGCAACAAGCGCGCACAGCTGGCTTCTGACATGCTGAACTACCAGATCAAGAAGACCATCGGCAGCTACATTGCCGCCATGGGCGGCGTGGATGCCATCGTCTTTACCGGCGGCATCGGCGAGCATGATGCTGCTGCCCGTGCAAAGATCTGCCACCACATGGATTGGCTGGGAATCCGCATCGATACCGACAAGAACAAGCATATCCAGGGCGATGTCTGCGAGATCACTGCCTGGGGCGCAAAGGTCCGCACGCTGGTCATTGCTACCGATGAGGAGCTGATGATCGCCCGCGACACCAAGGAAGTTGTCGAGAAGTAA
- a CDS encoding zinc-ribbon domain containing protein gives MFEDKTLVCKDCGKEFVWTAGEQEFYASRGFENQPQRCKPCRDARKNGGARSNSGERQMFDAVCAACGKACKVPFQPREDRPVYCSDCFARMKQN, from the coding sequence ATGTTCGAAGACAAGACTTTAGTTTGCAAAGACTGCGGCAAGGAGTTTGTTTGGACTGCTGGTGAGCAGGAGTTCTACGCATCTCGCGGCTTTGAGAACCAGCCCCAGCGCTGCAAGCCCTGCCGTGACGCTCGCAAGAACGGCGGCGCACGCAGCAACAGCGGTGAGCGCCAGATGTTCGATGCTGTCTGCGCAGCTTGCGGCAAGGCTTGCAAGGTTCCCTTCCAGCCCCGTGAGGACCGTCCGGTCTACTGCTCCGACTGCTTCGCTCGTATGAAGCAGAACTAA
- a CDS encoding Nif3-like dinuclear metal center hexameric protein has translation MATTNDIYAEMQRYAPLELAESWDNPGLLVDCGREVSRVLVTLDITPEVVEEAAAGGCELIVSHHPVIFSPLKKLTPRDVSFQLVQKGISAICMHTNLDAAEGGVNEVLAGIFGMRDWEVFADGCGRVGEVEPITVPELARKAQAVLGGRCNRPRSGPAVQVKFADTGRTVKRLAVISGAGGSMFEDALAVGADCLLTGEANHHAAIDAVRLGLSLVAAGHYATEFPVCAAIADRLRTAFPELEVRVSGENRDPFTYI, from the coding sequence ATGGCTACAACCAATGATATTTACGCTGAGATGCAGCGCTATGCGCCGCTGGAACTGGCAGAGAGCTGGGATAACCCCGGCCTGCTGGTGGACTGCGGCCGTGAGGTGTCCCGGGTGCTGGTAACGCTGGACATCACCCCCGAGGTGGTGGAGGAAGCTGCGGCCGGGGGCTGCGAGCTCATCGTGTCCCACCACCCGGTCATCTTCAGCCCGCTGAAAAAGCTGACCCCCCGAGATGTATCGTTCCAGCTGGTGCAAAAGGGCATCTCTGCCATCTGTATGCACACCAATCTGGATGCCGCCGAGGGCGGTGTGAACGAGGTGCTGGCGGGCATCTTCGGGATGCGGGACTGGGAAGTGTTTGCCGATGGCTGCGGCCGGGTGGGTGAGGTTGAGCCCATCACGGTGCCGGAGCTGGCCCGCAAGGCGCAGGCTGTGCTGGGCGGGCGGTGCAACCGGCCCCGGAGCGGCCCCGCGGTGCAGGTCAAGTTTGCGGATACCGGCAGGACCGTAAAGCGGCTGGCGGTCATCAGCGGCGCGGGCGGAAGTATGTTCGAGGATGCCCTTGCCGTGGGGGCGGACTGTCTGCTGACCGGCGAGGCCAACCACCACGCGGCCATAGATGCCGTGCGTCTGGGGCTGTCGCTGGTGGCGGCGGGGCACTACGCCACCGAGTTCCCGGTGTGTGCCGCCATCGCTGACCGTTTGCGCACTGCGTTCCCGGAGCTGGAGGTGCGGGTGAGCGGAGAGAACAGAGATCCGTTTACTTATATATAA